In the Henningerozyma blattae CBS 6284 chromosome 8, complete genome genome, one interval contains:
- the PBP1 gene encoding Pbp1p (similar to Saccharomyces cerevisiae PBP1 (YGR178C); ancestral locus Anc_5.182), which yields MKGGSFNQKKKEAGSIEKPSSTLNSTNGTKFRSNNNSNSKTSSSSLSNNSSNNSASLFFENSDTTKNFDDRQDYLLVNSIGSNVVATTTSGIKYSGILIACDLESKQGISIILKYPKIIDSTFKNKGTASTTTNALEDDSETLLLSGKDVADLKLDNVNFAIPSSASNSTTHATNSAIASSESSPSASAATTTTSSTSSTPIAATPSAATTLTGASKVNTKISTPVATLTSTKNNPMPASVNNSNATKGISKNNNNNTRTTNNNNSNGAGFKTDVDISKTGMPIKQRELQRWTPDNSDLSSNNLNNGGEGLTLEESSYTWDQFAVNEKKFGVTSSFDEHFYTTKINKNDPNYATRLKEAERIAKEIESQGTSGNIHLAEDRGIIIDDSGMDEEDLYSGVDRRGDELLAALKTNAKPTPQKPSRYIPPTLRNEPHNMDPAIISSSTSKKTVKNFTSQPQQPHIKTKQPNNTEATAISGAPIASPPLKKATTPANTSSTTATTSTSKDSETKPNGKTQEKEKNPITKTQMTFPSKLNKPVKPPSSGKPGIHGSNIPISLDSINFKKKDAQIEAFKNFSQNLKVPYAVPEDMKKTSKQDSSSLSNSSSTFQSRSNSKTKQQNNNNNNNNINNSPQNKNDLNNINNINNTNISNNYNMNNSNINSNTRSSGNSRIHSQGQTSMYSPASSRINTSSRRRNHMGSFFGSKPPQADANKKKLFSKNFNFFTKSKESYDEKIAKQKTQKTSTGNEDTKVMEPFLIEKPYFTAPTWESTVDQSYKSLFPEERSVIQRAQMRLQQRHMNSMNAAAAAAAANSQMGVAMGNMVRFPIGSQGSPGPMMGNMGMYMPFQPQPMFYPGMPQMMGMIGSNDDISGSQSPQPTPGHFQPAYMNTAPNAAPLGGFGYPAPIPFQTMVVGGGDAGPGGRNNYRQNYHHHNNNNHGHNNHHHYANNNTNNNHGNGNNNNNKSNSNNNMHH from the coding sequence ATGAAAGGTGGTTCTTTTAAtcaaaagaagaaagagGCTGGCTCAATCGAAAAACCTTCATCTACTTTAAATTCTACCAATGGTACTAAATTTAGATCAAACAACAACTCTAATAGCAAgacttcatcttcatctttatcGAATAATTCGTCTAATAACTCAGCAtccttattttttgaaaatagtGATACCACCAAGAACTTCGATGATAGACAAGACTACCTTTTAGTCAACAGTATTGGGTCTAATGTTGTTGCCACAACAACTTCTGGCATTAAATATTCTGGTATTTTAATTGCATGTGACCTGGAATCAAAACAAGGGATTAGCATTATTTTGAAGTACCCCAAAATTATTGACtcaacttttaaaaataaaggtaCTGCTTCGACAACCACCAATGCCTTAGAAGATGACTCTGaaactttattattgtCAGGTAAAGATGTAGCCGACTTGAAGTTGGATAACGTTAATTTTGCTATTCCTTCTTCTGCCTCAAATTCAACTACTCATGCTACAAACTCTGCAATTGCTTCATCTGAATCTTCTCCATCTGCTTCTGCTGCTACTACCACCACCTCATCAACATCTTCAACACCGATTGCAGCAACACCTTCAGCCGCCACTACTTTGACTGGAGCTTCCAAAGTGAATACTAAGATATCCACTCCTGTAGCTACTCTTACTTCTACGAAGAATAACCCTATGCCTGCCTCTGTAAATAATTCCAACGCTACAAAAGGGATTTCTAAgaataacaacaacaatactAGAACCaccaataacaataactcCAATGGGGCCGGATTTAAAACAGATGTTGATATCTCCAAGACCGGTATGCCAATCAAACAACGTGAATTACAAAGATGGACTCCAGATAATTCCGATTTATCTTCTAATAACTTAAACAATGGCGGCGAGGGTCTAACTTTAGAAGAATCTTCATATACTTGGGATCAATTTGCAGttaatgaaaagaaattcGGCGTTACATCAAGTTTTGATGAACATTTTTACACTACaaagattaataaaaatgatccTAATTATGCAACTCGATTAAAAGAAGCTGAAAGAATTgcaaaagaaattgaatcTCAAGGTACTTCGGGTAATATTCACTTGGCTGAAGATAGAGGTATTATCATCGATGATTCTGGTATggatgaagaagatttatATTCTGGTGTTGACAGAAGAGGTGACGAATTATTAGCTGCCTTAAAGACAAATGCCAAGCCAACTCCACAAAAACCTTCCAGATATATTCCACCTACATTAAGAAATGAACCCCATAACATGGATCCTGctattatttcttcaaGTACATCAAAGAAAACTGTGAAAAACTTTACTTCCCAACCACAACAACCAcatattaaaacaaaacaacCAAATAACACAGAAGCAACAGCCATTTCTGGTGCCCCAATTGCCTCTCCACCTTTGAAGAAGGCTACTACTCCTGCAAACACTTCTTCCACTACTGCTACCACTAGTACAAGTAAAGATAGTGAGACTAAACCAAATGGTAAAACTCAAGAAAAGGAGAAAAATCCGATCACTAAAACTCAGATGACCTTCCCAAGCAAACTGAACAAACCAGTTAAGCCACCATCTTCTGGTAAACCAGGCATTCATGGTTCAAATATCCCAATATCATTAGActctattaatttcaaaaagaaagatgCTCAAATTGAGgcatttaaaaatttctctCAAAATCTGAAAGTTCCTTATGCTGTACCAGAAGATATGAAGAAAACATCTAAACAagattcatcttcattatcaaacAGTAGCTCAACATTCCAATCAAGATCAAATTCAAAGAcaaaacaacaaaataataataacaataacaataatatcaataactctccacaaaataaaaatgatttgaataatattaacaacATCAACAATACTAATATCAGTAACAATTATAACATgaataatagcaatataAACAGCAACACTAGAAGTTCTGGTAACTCAAGAATTCATTCACAAGGTCAAACTTCAATGTATTCACCTGCTTCATCTAGAATCAATACATCCTCAAGAAGACGTAATCATATGGGGTCATTCTTTGGCTCAAAGCCTCCACAGGCTGATgcaaataagaaaaaattgttttccaagaactttaatttctttacaAAATCAAAGGAGTCttatgatgaaaaaattgcaaAGCAAAAAACTCAAAAAACTTCTACTGGCAATGAAGATACAAAGGTTATGGAACCTTTCTTAATTGAAAAACCTTATTTCACTGCTCCAACATGGGAAAGCACAGTCGATCAATCttataaatcattattcCCTGAAGAAAGAAGTGTTATTCAAAGAGCTCAAATGAGATTACAACAACGTCATATGAACTCGATGAatgcagcagcagcagcagcagcagctaATTCTCAAATGGGTGTCGCTATGGGCAATATGGTTAGATTTCCAATTGGATCCCAAGGCTCACCTGGACCTATGATGGGTAATATGGGCATGTATATGCCGTTCCAACCTCAACCGATGTTTTATCCAGGTATGCCTCAAATGATGGGCATGATAGGTAGCAACGACGATATAAGTGGTAGTCAATCACCACAACCAACACCAGGCCATTTTCAACCAGCTTATATGAACACTGCTCCAAATGCCGCTCCTTTGGGTGGATTTGGATATCCAGCACCAATACCTTTCCAAACTATGGTGGTTGGAGGTGGCGATGCAGGTCCAGGTGGAAGAAATAATTACAGGCAGAactatcatcatcataataacaataatcaTGGCCACaataatcatcatcactATGCTAACaacaatactaataataaccatggtaatggtaataacaacaataataagagtaacagtaataataatatgcaCCATTAG
- the OKP1 gene encoding Okp1p (similar to Saccharomyces cerevisiae OKP1 (YGR179C); ancestral locus Anc_5.181) has product MEDTEKPKKHLFLDEFNDSDLSDEISGREQNSNDEYIAHETDSDTSQVDTDTESRDGEESDAEDTNDDIDESQHVIGYEEENQWIEEDSEMVLGYVPQSSEGIIGTKRKRKRYELSDWRSNTKSNSENQRKKRSNIKQTTKYHEEFWDFKKIIAQEYDARLPKTTRVRKWDAPSKEFIDSIKNLLQENASLSIEYIFKQYESEINKVAYLVERDKYSIKKNEPLYNASDTRNRYINEIKLSKYSIMDDIIKKIKKQLKESKFPTKLNELDTDSNYVISKRVFLQEKLSKELERGEKLEVLLQNESNQTEKVAELIENYKSKNKEKIKNSLTKDIIHPSLNKAMEKEFGLGSITTATESTNQLANKTSNYSQYDKDVRDFGLQMNRSNHLGMDMAMNNTIDIEDVQKYLPSLKSLNRVQTTLSQSIDNFLTVSKLHEIEQSLRVHHVPSQEDSPPDSSATNSPS; this is encoded by the coding sequence ATGGAAGATACagaaaaaccaaaaaaacaCTTGTTTCTAGATGAATTTAACGATTCTGATCTAAGCGATGAGATATCAGGACGAGAgcaaaattcaaatgatgaatataTAGCTCATGAAACAGATTCAGATACATCCCAAGTAGACACTGATACTGAATCTAGAGATGGAGAAGAAAGCGATGCTGAAGATACCAACGATGATATTGATGAGTCTCAGCACGTAATTGGatatgaagaagaaaaccAATGGATTGAAGAAGATTCTGAAATGGTTCTGGGATATGTACCACAATCATCTGAAGGAATAATTGGAACAAAAAGGAAGAGAAAGAGATATGAATTAAGTGATTGGAGAAGTAATACAAAATCTAATAGCGAGAATCAACGTAAAAAGAGATCTAATATCAAACAAACAACTAAATATCATGAAGAATTTTGGGAttttaaaaagataatTGCCCAGGAATATGATGCTCGATTGCCTAAAACTACTAGAGTTCGAAAATGGGATGCTCCATCAAAGGAATTTattgattcaattaaaaatctATTACAAGAAAATGCAAGCCTATctattgaatatatttttaaacaatatgAATCGGAAATCAATAAAGTTGCTTACTTGGTAGAGAGAGACAAATATtctataaagaaaaatgaacCTTTGTATAATGCTTCTGATACTAGAAACCGTTACATTAACGAAATTAAATTGAGTAAATATAGTATAATGGATGAtattataaagaaaattaaaaagcAATTGAAAGAATCCAAATTTCCAACAAAACTAAATGAATTGGATACTGATTCAAATTACGTTATTTCAAAGCGTGTCTTTTTGCAAGAGAAGCTTtctaaagaattagaaagaGGTGAAAAGTTGGAAgttttattacaaaatgaAAGCAACCAAACAGAAAAAGTTGCTGAActaattgaaaattacaaatcaaagaacaaagaaaaaataaaaaacagtTTAACAAAAGATATTATCCACCCCTCATTAAATAAGGCCATGGAGAAGGAGTTTGGACTTGGAAGTATAACTACCGCGACTGAATCTACCAATCAGTTGGCTAATAAAACCTCGAATTACTCTCAGTATGATAAAGACGTTCGTGATTTTGGGTTGCAAATGAATAGGTCCAACCATTTGGGCATGGACATGGCTATGAACAACACtattgatattgaagatgTTCAAAAGTATCTCCCGTCCCTAAAATCGCTTAATCGAGTGCAAACGACGCTATCTCAAAGTATAGACAATTTTTTAACTGTATCCAAACTGCATGAGATCGAACAGTCGTTACGGGTGCATCATGTCCCAAGTCAAGAGGATAGCCCACCTGATTCCTCCGCAACCAATTCACCATCATAA
- the TBLA0H02160 gene encoding uncharacterized protein — protein sequence MTLPKETPSKEAAASLSQLDISLSSEKDLNKKLQAIKEGNKEANEQLELRLSQQAVEYRNFIHSHKVHRKHLKDLEKNEVLLNKDKKRKIIYPILYPDIYEAYKRAEASFWTAEEIDLSKDLHDWNNRMTPNERFFISRVLAFFAASDGIVNENLVENFSVEVQVPEAKMFYGFQIMIENIHSETYSLLIDTYIKDPRESTFLFNAIETIPQIKEKAIWALRWINAEDATFAERLVAFASIEGIFFSGSFAAIFWLKKKGLMPGLTFSNELICRDEGLHTDFACLLFSHLENKIKPEIVEKIVTEAVEIEKGYFRDALPVALLGMNADLMNQYVEFVADRLLIAFGNPKVYNVENPFDFMENISLAGKTNFFEKRVSDYQKASVMAVSSNKETGGAMAFDDSF from the coding sequence ATGACTTTACCAAAGGAAACTCCATCTAAAGAAGCTGCTGCTTCCTTATCTCAATTAGAcatttctttatcttctgaaaaagatttgaacaaaaaattacaagCTATCAAAGAAGGTAACAAAGAAGCTAATGAACAATTAGAATTGAGATTATCTCAACAAGCTGTTGAATACAGAAATTTCATCCATTCTCATAAGGTTCACAGAAAACATTTAAAAGATCTGGAAAAGAATGAAGTTTTActaaataaagataaaaagagaaagatTATCTACCCAATATTATACCCAGATATTTATGAAGCTTATAAGAGAGCTGAAGCTTCTTTCTGGACTGCCgaagaaattgatttatcaAAGGATTTACATGATTGGAATAATAGAATGACTCCAAATGAAAGATTTTTCATCTCAAGAGTTTTGGCTTTCTTTGCTGCTTCTGATGGTATTGTCAATGAAAACTTAGTGGAAAATTTCTCTGTCGAAGTACAAGTTCCAGAAGCTAAGATGTTCTACGGTTTCCAAATTATGATTGAAAATATCCATTCTGAAACCTATTCTTTATTGATTGATACATATATTAAGGATCCAAGAGAATCTACTTTCTTATTTAACGCTATTGAAACTATCCcacaaattaaagaaaaggCTATCTGGGCTTTAAGATGGATTAATGCTGAAGATGCTACTTTTGCTGAAAGATTAGTTGCCTTTGCTTCTATTGAAGGTATTTTCTTCTCTGGGTCATTCGCTGCTATTTTCTGGTTAAAGAAGAAGGGTTTAATGCCAGGTTTAACTTTCTCAAATGAATTGATTTGTAGAGATGAAGGTTTACATACTGATTTTGCTTGTTTGTTATTCTCTCACttagaaaacaaaattaagccagaaattgttgaaaaaattgttactGAAGCtgttgaaattgaaaaggGTTATTTCAGAGATGCTTTACCAGTTGCATTATTGGGTATGAATGCTGATTTGATGAACCAATATGTCGAATTTGTTGCTGACAGATTATTGATTGCCTTCGGTAATCCAAAGGTTTACAATGTTGAAAACCCATTTGATTTCATGGAAAACATTTCCTTAGCTGGTAAGACCAATTTCTTTGAAAAGAGAGTCTCTGATTATCAAAAGGCTTCTGTTATGGCTGTTTCTTCCAACAAAGAAACTGGTGGTGCCATGGCTTTCGACGATTCTTTCTAA
- the TBLA0H02170 gene encoding uncharacterized protein (similar to Saccharomyces cerevisiae RNR4 (YGR180C) and RNR2 (YJL026W); ancestral locus Anc_5.179), with protein MQSRAEFLESQKVHRFKLKEMEKDEAILFENKRRFVLFPIKYHEVYDAYKKREANFWTAEEMDSSKDIEQWNSEGAITKDQKEFITRLLAVFMSQDFIDQNLTELLSAEVQIPEAKCFYGFQIMVDNIHAEVYSLAIDALIKDEKTRVTMFESIEDNSNIKAKMAYNETWFGEDSLYAEKLVAFAALQGLFNLTGYVSAFYLQSKDILPGFNKMNVEMFKDHTMHTDFQALMFAHLKNKPNAKIIERIVTEAVELEKKAYDDLFLVEKIGLSKKDMDLFIEVVADTILESFGNEKHYNASNPFPFMEGVELPGQSNSFEKKVSDYQKAGDMAKAEKENKAKADDAFAFNEDF; from the coding sequence ATGCAATCTCGTGCAGAATTCCTAGAATCTCAAAAAGTCCACCGTTTCAAATTAAAGGAAATGGAAAAAGATGAAGCTATTTTGTTTGAAAACAAGCGTCGTTTTGTTCTTTTCCCTATTAAATACCATGAAGTTTATGATGCTTATAAGAAACGTGAAGCCAATTTCTGGACCGCTGAAGAAATGGATTCCTCCAAAGATATTGAACAATGGAATTCCGAAGGTGCTATTACCAAGGATCAAAAAGAATTCATTACTAGATTACTAGCCGTTTTTATGTCACAAGATTTCATCGATCAAAACTTAACTGAATTATTAAGTGCTGAAGTTCAAATTCCAGAAGCTAAATGTTTCTATGGGTTCCAAATTATGGTTGATAATATCCATGCTGAAGTTTATTCTTTGGCTATCGACGCTTTAAtcaaagatgaaaaaaCTAGAGTTACCATGTTCGAATCCATTGAGGACAACTCCAATATCAAGGCTAAGATGGCTTACAATGAAACCTGGTTTGGCGAAGATTCCTTATACGCTGAAAAATTGGTTGCATTTGCTGCCTTACAGGGTTTATTCAACTTAACTGGTTACGTTTCTGCCTTCTATTTACAATCTAAAGACATCTTACCTGGCTTCAACAAGATGAACGTGGAGATGTTTAAGGATCACACTATGCATACTGATTTCCAAGCTTTAATGTTTGctcatttgaaaaacaaaCCAAATGCCAAGATTATTGAAAGAATCGTCACAGAAGCTGTCGAATTGGAAAAGAAGGCTTACGATGATTTATTCTTGGTTGAAAAGATCGGTTTGTCTAAGAAAGACATGGACCTATTCATTGAAGTAGTAGCTGATACCATCTTAGAATCCTTCGGTAACGAAAAACACTACAATGCTTCTAACCCATTCCCATTCATGGAAGGTGTTGAATTACCAGGTCAATCTAATTCATTCGAAAAGAAAGTTTCTGACTACCAAAAGGCTGGTGACATGGCCAAGGCTGAAAAGGAAAACAAGGCTAAGGCTGATGACGCCTTCGCATTTAATGAAGACTTCTAA
- the MSM1 gene encoding methionine--tRNA ligase MSM1 (similar to Saccharomyces cerevisiae MSM1 (YGR171C); ancestral locus Anc_5.176), which produces MLSHITTPIFYPNAKPHIGHVYSSLLADLIHRHALLSSPKPHSNKPLTHLFTTGLDEHGLKIQQAAIKNNFSTPKKFVDSLAVEFKKMDKLCDINYTRFIRTTDQDHVENVYKLWSLVFQNGYIYKNTHEGWYSVSDETFYPESKIIKQPDGSYKNTETNTSVIPSNESNYFFKLSSFQSQLIELYEKTAQNMIYPPKYRDFILHELKSQPLKDLSISRPVERLVWGIDVPNDPTQKIYVWFDALCNYISSIGSINNVLENTPNIVSSHSFSADPTHQIIIPSPAETWQNTTHIVGKDIIRFHTIYWPAFLMAAGIPLPKQVIVHGHWLSEGTKMSKSKGNVVDPIDCIEKFGIDTLRWYLLQNSNLKNDNDFILKNLMDFKKISFVGKWGNLIHRCCSPKFSIHDAVLKFTTSNKTIQEDFQSIFSSPVDSESNIQNASQFKELYQTIIKDLETLPSDMKVMIETLETAKLLNKFWSIIDNLNQFIQLTTPWKLKSPEDLQKRNLIIYFVIDSMRILSILSQPIIPNLAGMFLDRLDVVKERRSWEFAAYKKDIDYAVDANLKNRPPTIQME; this is translated from the coding sequence ATGTTATCTCATATTACTACACCTATTTTTTATCCAAATGCAAAACCGCATATTGGTCATGTCTATTCCTCTCTGTTAGCAGATTTGATTCATAGACATGCATTGTTATCATCACCAAAGCCACATAGTAATAAACCCCTTACGCATCTTTTCACCACTGGTCTCGATGAGCATGGGTTGAAGATTCAACAAGCTGCCATAAAGAACAATTTTTCCACTCCTAAGAAATTTGTCGATTCTTTGGCagtagaatttaaaaaaatggataAACTTTGTGATATTAATTATACAAGGTTCATTAGAACCACAGATCAAGATCACGTTGAAAATGTCTATAAATTATGGTCTTTAGTGTTTCAAAATGGGTACATCTATAAAAATACTCACGAAGGTTGGTATTCTGTTTCTGATGAAACTTTTTATCCAGAATCgaaaattatcaaacaaCCCGATGGATCTTATAAAAATACCGAAACAAATACTTCTGTAATCCCCTCCAATGAATCGAACtactttttcaaattgtcATCCTTCCAATCACagttaattgaattatatgAGAAAACTGCACAAAATATGATATATCCACCAAAATATAGAGACTTCATATTACACGAATTGAAATCTCAACCTTTGAAAGATCTTTCCATTTCCAGGCCAGTAGAACGGTTAGTCTGGGGTATCGATGTGCCAAATGATCCTactcaaaaaatatatgttTGGTTTGATGCTCTTTGTAACTATATAAGTTCTATTGGTTCCATTAATAATGTTTTGGAAAACACTCCAAATATTGTATCTTCACACAGTTTTAGTGCTGATCCAAcacatcaaataattattccCTCTCCCGCTGAAACTTGGCAAAATACAACCCATATTGTGGGCAAAGATATCATTAGATTCCATACAATCTATTGGCCTGCCTTTCTAATGGCAGCAGGTATCCCATTACCGAAGCAAGTAATCGTTCATGGCCACTGGCTTTCAGAAGGTACTAAAATGTCAAAGAGTAAAGGAAATGTAGTGGATCCTATCGAttgtattgaaaaatttgggATTGATACTTTGAGATGGTATTTGTTACAAAATTCGAACTTGAagaatgataatgattttattttaaaaaatttaatggatttcaaaaaaatttccttTGTTGGTAAATGGGgtaatttaattcataGATGTTGCTCTCCTAAGTTTAGCATACATGATGCTGTTTTGAAGTTTACTACCTCAAATAAAACCATTCAAGAAGATTTTCAATCAATTTTCTCTTCGCCTGTAGATTCTGAAAGTAATATACAAAATGCTTCTCAATTCAAAGAATTATACCAAACCATTATTAAAGATCTGGAGACTTTACCATCAGACATGAAAGTTATGATAGAAACACTAGAAACAGccaaattattgaataaattttggtcaataatagataatttaaacCAATTCATTCAATTGACAACTCCTTGGAAACTGAAAAGTCCTGaagatttacaaaaaagaaatcttatcatatattttgtCATAGATTCTATGAGAATCTTAAGTATTTTGTCTCAGCCAATCATCCCTAACCTAGCAGGAATGTTTCTTGATAGATTAGATGTCGTAAAAGAGAGAAGGTCATGGGAATTTGCTGCATATAAGAAAGATATTGATTATGCAGTTGATGCTAACCTTAAAAATAGACCTCCCACAATTCAAATGGAGTGA